Below is a genomic region from Lepidochelys kempii isolate rLepKem1 chromosome 5, rLepKem1.hap2, whole genome shotgun sequence.
TATCAGGTTTAGACACCCAACTCTAGGAGAGGGTTCATGACTGTGAATCCTGAGTGGAGAGAAGAGCTTCCCTCTAGCCTGGAGTTAGGCTATTGAATGACACTGGCtattgaatgacaaaacttttgtctttcagaggtgttaacccccccctccgcccccgaaagacaaaagttttgccgcaacaagtgccagtgtgaacagcacattgtcggcaggagagccgacaaacagcggctacactaCACGACTTTTAGTGGCACGGCTGTGGTGAGACAGCcctgtcgctaaaagctgtgtagtgtagacatagccttagacatctaactccctttgaggggCTGGGCGTAGGCCACACCTCTCCGCAGAGCTTTTCTTACTGGCTCCTTTAAGTGACTCCCTATTTAGCACAGTGGTTTCTGTTAATTCTTTTTAGGTGCCTAGGGAGCCACCCAGCTCAGGGCTATGAATCTCACTTGGCAGCTGGGGCCACTAGGTACTGCAAATGCTCAGCCTAAGTCCTTCTTTTGAATATCACCCTTAGGAACCTAACTctctcactgactttcaatgaaattAAGGCTCCTAAGCACCTACGTCTCTttagaaaatgggacttaggctcctttGTAAtttaggtatttttgaaaattttacctgtcATTTGCATCAAAAATTTTTAAACCAGTCTTTTTAATAATGCTATAGTCAATGCACAAGAGTAGCCAgatgaatttaaaaagaaatattaccCAACAAGATCATATCAGGCCTCTTTTTAATAGTAAAATTACTTGATATTAACTCATTGAACGTTGTTctaagaaatatatatattagagcCACACTAATCAGCATACTGTTTAATCTACACAGGAATTGTTACTTTCTTCACTACTTAGCACATGAGCAATGAATTTTAATGAGGTATCATTAAGGTTCAAAGCTTGCATAGGCCATCGACCTGCATTTTCAAAAATTCAAGGGTGCATATGCATGAAAGACTATCCTTTTGTATTGCTTGTTTCAGCCATGTAACGTAAAAGCAATCAAGTGCTTTTTGTTGCAATAACATTTCTGACTGCTTGTTCTTATAGGCAAACTTGATgctagaatatttttttcttctgccaCAGGACCATCCGATACGTACCAGAAAAGTGCAAAGACAAAATTATCTCTGATGAAGATGTCCTTGAAACACTGCTGAAAATCTTTAAAGCTCTGTTCATAAATGACTTTGGTAGACAAATGGACTTCTTTACCTTACTTCCAGAAGTTAAATCCAAATATCTGGAATTACTGGCTATTGAGTTTAAGAGATCAAAAACAACTGGTTACAACCATCAAAGTCAAAACATCTTTAATCCAGAAGAAGTTCTGTTTAATACATTAGGGTTCAGTATTACTCGCGATCGGAGTTCACTGATTTCTGCTGGAACAGGAGTCTTTGTTACCAAAGGTTTTGTGCCAAAAGGGGCAGTTGTATCTATGTATCCTGGTAATGAAATACTTTGTCATTTTTCCAAATAAGTTGAACATGATTGCTACCTGTGCGGTTACTGACTGCATGACTGAATTGGTATctcatttttaacttttttagcATTTTAACTTTGATACCTTGCTAAAATCACaggttaatatttgtaaaggtatttCCATGTGTAAACTGATTTGGAAATCTTTTGGTGATAAGAAAAAAGAttatatttcatgttctctgagtaCCCAAGATCTGGTTTGAACTGGTAGAAGATTTGTCCCTGATTTCTGTAAACACTAATGCACATGAGTAATTTTATGCATGTGAGCAATCCCATGTAACTCAGTGAACCAACTCATGTTCATAAAGTTGTtcatatgcataagtgtttgcaagattgagTCTATTAATCTCTCTCTCGATATCAGTGGGCAGAATATAGAAAATTTCACAGCACAAagatatatttataaaattaagAATGAAAGGAGAATGTACAGGAAAAGGATGTAGAAGACCAGAATAGGGGAACAATGAGTAAAATTCCTATCTAGTGACACTATGCTCCAAAAAGTGAATATGAAAAAATGTCACTTCTTACTTTGCTCCAACTCCTTGTCTCTTGGAGTGAAATTAGCTTACTTTGTTTAACAACATTTTTAGTTCTGTTAGCACTTCAGAGTCAGGACGGCTGTCAGAgagcaagctgaattctgttctgCTGTGAACAACACAATCACCAGTTAAATTCTTACTGCAGAATATTTATTGTGATTGGTGATGTAAGAGGCAGAAATGGATTATCAAATCCCAGGATGAGTATGAGTTGGCATTTAGGAACATCAGCCTAAATTTTCATCTGTTGTTGTGACCATTTGTGCTTCTCTGACGGTGGAATCTGGACTTAACTGGGTAGCTGAGAATTACCCTGCTTGTAGGGGAGTTCTCCTCTGGTATAAAGTGGTATAGCCAGTTCTGTAGCTAACTGCTCCCCCTAGTGGAGATacagggaaggggagcagggcagAGTGGAGTATGCATGGGCTACACCTATTCTGTGTCTCAGTTGGTTTATGGCCCTGACCTAGGAGACCACAGCAAGTTAGCTTAAGTTAGAGCAGCTTCTAAGTTCTAAGATGGTGGCACAGATATACCATGAGAGGGCAACTGCTGGACTGGGGAAACATCAGATCAGTGCAGTTCTGTCTGTTCTTTCAAAATTATTAATGGAAGTTCATGAACTGAGGAAAGAATAATCTTCTTATCCCTCTGCCACTTTTGGCCTCTCTCTGGGAGACTGGATCATGACTACTAACCCCATTTTGACACTTTTATTTATTGCCTTCTAAAATATCCATGTCTGTCTTACAACAGGTACAGTATATCAAAAGTATGAGCCCATCTTTTTCCAGTCCATTGGCAATCCATTTATTTTTAGATGCATAGATGGTGTACTTATTGATGGGAATGATAAAGGAATATCAAAAGCGGTGTACAGGTAAGCAATCAAAAGAAATAGGAGAACAAAAATCAATTCACGTATTGAAAGGTATTATGGTTATCTAATCACACTGTTATCTGAAACCAAAAGTAGTTGGGTTTATCCGATTTACCatatggggaaaaataaaataaaatattatgtaCTGTAATATAAGATGCAGTGTGGTCAGTCTATTTTCTTGTAATGAGGCTGGAAGCTATTGGATGTGATATGTTAATATCACGTCGTGTGCCAATCGGTAAATTTGACAAGATGCACTTTGTTGAAAACTGATGCTTAAATAGCTGTGATTTTTTAATGAGGAAAATATGCTTAAATCTAGTGATTGAGTATAAAgtttttaaagcatattttcgGGTTTCTAATTAAATCTGGTTGATggattagaaaagaaaatctttgcATGTCACAGAGCATGAACTCTGGTACCAAAGGGCATATTATCTAGCCCTTACTTgcctttaaaaagtttttaataaaGCAGGACTTTGAATAAATGCAGAAGAGTAAGTCTGTACTTTGAGTAGCTTAGGGGCTAACATGCACTTTACCAAATTTTAGTTTCCAGGGAAATTCAATTTATAGCAACACCTGTGCAGAATGTAAACATCACAAATCCAAAATAGAATTAACAATAACTAGGAAACAACCTGAAAGGACAAACCCCTTGTATCTAGTTTGGGTTCTGGGAACAAGACTGAGGGTGACCTTGTAGTGACCCTTCTCCGCACAGCCCAAAAGGGAAATTGAAAGTAATGATATTTCTTTAAAGATGGTGAGTTTGGGGATAGTTTTTGCTTATTGTAAGAATTCCCTCATTTCAGCTTCTCTTGTAGATTCTGTTTTATTTAGTCCTTGGGGTTTTGATAAAAgccatagattccaaagccagaaggtaccactgtgatcatctagtctgacctcctgcataacacagctaAACTGTTTAATATTCTATTTTTAAAGGATCAGCCTGTCTTTTGAATAATCTATTGCCTGAATGCCAGTTTTATACTCTAATGAATCAGTCAAATACTGTTGGGGAAATGTAACTGAAGCTAACTTTTGTGTATTTCCAGAAGTTGAAATAATAGTCAAAACAAGCATCAAGAAAAGAAACCTATATTTCTAGCTAATATTGTAACTCCTTTCAGATCATGCAGCAAGAGAGATCAAGTTGGTCCTTTTCAAATGAGCGACATTACTTGGCTCACACCTGTTGTGCAAAATCCTCTGGCGGTAGGGCAGTATGTTAACAACTGTTCACACAGTAAGTTGGAATGTAGATTTCCCAGTCTCCAAGCTGACTTTAAATGTGGAAATGACTTTTGTTGGGGATGGAGCTCTGTAATTGATAAAGAATGGCACTCCATCCAGAAGTGACCTTTTCAAAGAGGCCTGAGCACACTTGATGGTGTAGCAGAGGTTCTCAGGCTGAAATTTCCAGTCATTCACGGGAATTGGGTATCCAAATCTGCAagggcagctttgaaaatctcacgtTTGTATAGTCTGCTAATGCCTAGTGGTCCTGTCCTGCTGGTCTGCAGaattcaacattttgaaaacaaaagcagTAAACTTGGACTGTAGGGGAAAGGAAATCCATGGACTGGTCCCTCTTACGAATAGTTGGAGAACCTTTTATATTGCATAATGTTGTTAATACGTAATTCTTCTGAAAATTTATTTGGCAATCCTAATACATGGtaaacatttttgaatgaaaGCTTTTTTACATCACAGTTCACTCACTGACTATAAAAGGATTTTTTGATTAAGGAAGTCTCAGAAATCTATATGCAATAGATGAGTCCAGCAACGTCTTTGTTAGTTAATGTGACTACACTGTGGGATACAGAGAGTGGGGCAACTTACCCTCATGCCCTTCCTCAATACAAAGTATATAACTATAAAATGCTGAGAGAGTGGGTGGCTCGTGGGATTGGTTGTGAGATACGAAGTGTTTCATGGTCCCCAGAGACTCTGCCTGTGAAATGAGTGTGGATCTCAGTGCATTGCCCAGGAATAGGTGTCCACATCATAAATAAACCACTGCACAAGTGCCACCAATGTAGGCATCCTGACCAGAGAGGCTAAGGCGTGAATGGTCATAAAGacagagctaggtattattgaTGCTGTAAGCTCCATTCTGAGCTATGCAAGCTGGGCACCCTGGTGGTCCAATGGATAACAAGAACTACTATTTAGTTAAATTAGGATGAACTTGACCCCTGCTCAGGGGGCcaacacaaggcctatgcaccacttaagctcTCAAACTAGGGCTTAAATGGGGCTTATGCAGtgcataggtcttgtgctggcTCTCACCACAGGGGGGGAATTTCACTCATAATAAGCACAGCTAGTACTTGTTTTCAGAAGAATTCTTTGCATTTACATATATAAACTGCTTACGAATTTCTCAGGCGTGCATAAGAATTTTGCTTTTTGTCCCCCGTCCCTCCACACCCCCCCAAGACAAGGCAGCCAACGTCTGTTATCAGGAGTTTGATGTGCCTGAATATTTTCCAATAGAACTGAAACAGTATCTTCCAAACATCACCTACAGCCATGACATACCTATGTAAGTACACTTACACGTTTTTATAGCATTCAAAAAGCCAAATTAGTAAGTGAACAAAGTTCATCCCTGCTGAGGTGAGCTACTCAAAAACACAGCCCTGTTAAGAAAGGGTTAGCTTTTATAAGGGAACCTGTTTTATACCTGCACTTATCAGCAGAGCTCTGGGGATGAATTTTGTTAAGCTACTGCTTTAGAGCTGCCAAGGAACAATTTGTGAATTCCACTGAAACGGTATTATATTTTTGCTTGTATTGTAGCCAATCACAGGAGTGCCTTTAACTTTAATtcaaatgtaaatttaaaatgtGGGCAATATTCCTTATCAGATTATATCCCTTTTAAAGTTGGTGATATTTGGTGTCTGAACTGATTAGCATCATCCTCTTAATATCCCTCTCTTCCAATTTTCTCTAGATAAGAGAGCAAGCGGATGAGTTTGCTAGAGGAAATCCACAGTATCTTTATATTCAGGCAGATGCAATTTGAAACTACTAGAGTTACAAATTCTGGCAAAATAGACTGTGTGATACAAAGGGCAATTGATCTGCAGCTGGATAGTCACAAAATCCTGGTTATGACCTGAGATCTTGTAAATTTATTCTTTGCAAAGACTCTGGAAACATTCATTTTTTTGAAATCTGAGAAAATTCACAGCAGGATGAAAAACTTTGAACAGATTCCAGCATCAGTTCTGTTTTTGAATGCAATGAACTGCTGATCTGGCCAAGTGGCTTGAGTGCTTCTTGATCTTAGAGATTGGAGAACCTATCACCTTCTTCAGACTTCAATATATTCTACAATGCAAAGTTGTAGTGGATCAGCTAAAACTTTTCGTGTGGTTCTGGAGCTATTAGTTTTTGGGTGGAGAGCGTGGTTGGCAATGTCATGGAAGAGACTATCACTAATCTCAGACAAAAGACTTAGTTAAGGCAAAGTTAAAGCTGAGAATTTGTATCGGTAATTTAAGGGTAAATAAAGAATGTAATTGAATTTCTTGACTTCTTGTCCCCAAAGTTAAGATACACATACAAGAAACCCAAATACTTGACAAGTTTGGAAATTCAGCATAAACAGACCCAACCTACCTTAAATTTACCTGCTTAGGGCTCATCTACAGTTGGAAATTACAGCAGAGATTTGACTGCCctgttcccattaattttaaatcCAGATTCCTTCTGtgacttttaaaatctcatcatACATCATATTAGAACATGCTCTTGAAGAGCTGAGATATCTTACATGATAGTAATACTATTTGGCACTTAGCTTAGACAGGACTCTTACATTTAATATTGTGCCAGCTAGTTGTGATTCAGTTTAGGGTTCACCATGTCCAGCTGACATGATGTTAAACACAACAGCAGCTTTTGATCCATAAACTAAGGCTTGTGGAAAAGCTACAACTCTCATCATATGTCCTGGTAGGACAAGGACTTTAGCTGACTGGTCTCCTCTCCAGATGTGGCTTGCCTGAGTGTAGGTTTATCTGCAGTTGGTGGTAGGTGTGTGTAGAACAATGTCCTTGTGCTTGAACATCCTTGCCATAGCCCCTGCCTTGTCTGCTTTAGTATCTTTTCCTCACATCATAGCAAAgtcttttttgtttgtgtatACAGCCTGTCTACTTTGTAACAATATTTACATATAAATGTTTTCTGTGCTTTTCTATTGTTAAAGATTGAAATTGGACATGAGTATCGCCTATAATTTGACATGTATATTTCAGCTATATTTGTACAGTATCAAAGGATTTCCAGTTTTTCTGTGTGAACGAGAATTAATATAGCCATAACCAGTCTTAGCATCTTACCATGATCAGTTTAATAAATTGGTGAAATGCCCCTTTTTACTTCTCTTGTTTTGCAGCCCCTTGAGGTGTGTGGTTCTTGTCACTCTGAGAGAGATTAAGCAAGGAGAAGAGCTTTTTTCTAATTACTACACCATTGTCAACTGAATCAATGAAACCATGGATTAAAGAATTCTTTGCCATTAAGATATTTACTGTGTGTACACTTGGCACCTCCTGTGCATCTCTGTGTAATGGAGAGCTGTGCTTTCCAATTAAAAATGGGCTACAAAGCTATATTTTCATGTAAATATTATTTCAATTTTGATACAGTTGTGGAGGTTTGCAGCTGTTTACATCATTAAGTTTACAGATGCTAATGCTACTGCAAGTTTAATTGGTTTTCAGCTAACTGCACAATAGCTCATGAAATTAAAATCTAGCTTCTGAATATGCTATTTCATCTTCTGTTTTGTCTATATGCGTATCACTGTGATCCATTTTTAAACCTCTAACCCATTCTGCTGTTCTTGCTATAATGGAGATAATTTATACAAAACATCTCCTTTGAGTAAAGTGTGTCTGCTACAGTTGTGTTTCTAATGGGATCCTCTGCACACCACAATTTTTCATAATTGCTGGTGCAATTAGATCATATTAATGGAGCATTACATTTTGGAAAATAAGTTCCACTCTTTCtgcccttttgtttttttttaacagcagtagctttcCCTATACATTTCTGAGTTGTGACATTTCACATGGTGTTTTGAGAGACTATTTTCAACTACAATTTAACTGAATTTATGCCAGTGAAGTGTTGTCTTTTTGAAAGCAAGTGTCTAATATTTTTGCTAACGTGATCATTCCCCAACACAAATTCTTTGAAGCActatttgaaaattttattttcataaacTGTAGAGAACGTTTCAGCCTTTAGGTCTGGTGAAGCAAAGTATAATTCCCCCAGCCTTTGTCCCAAAGCTGCAAGCAAACCTCACATTTTGTTTTGAGGGTAGGGTCAGGAcacagcactggttccagtacatGCCATTTCCTTTCACAGTGCTAATGCTAAACAGGAAGCAGGGTGGTCTGCTATTCTCACCAGTGTCCTCTTCAAAGGCCAACCTGGGAACCCACTTCCCTTCTTTGCCATTTGATCTTCTCACCTCATCTGAGACTGAATCATGAATTGCTTTAGAGGGGCCTAGCCTTAGCAGAAGATTGCTAAGTGCAAGGCCACCCCATCAAGAAATCAGAGCAAGCAGCAGAGCTGGTGGACCTCTGAAGAAGAGCCTGGATGACAAGGACAGTAACCAgtgccttttctttctctctcacccaTAAGAAGACCAGTGCAGCACTCAGACTCTGGGGCTATTGTATCTTCTTGTGTGTTTGGCACAAAGTGAAGTTTACAGCCATATGGAAATTACTAGTCTTGGCATTTTAGAAGAAAGGGGTGTTAACTATGTTTAATCTCCAAGCAGCAATGCAACCCAAAGCCATTGTCATCATCCTACTTGTATGTTAATAGCTTTAAGAAATTATCATTTAAAGTATACTCATCTTAAAACTAGGGAGGTCACGTTTACTGCCGTTTTACTCAGAACGGCTTCCTTATTCCAGCACTACTAGCTTGGAATGTTTTTTAAGGTAATCCAGGACTGCAGGCCTTCAGCTGCATTCGGCAGAGTGGGAGCAGACCACGGGGAGCTGGCTCCTCCTTGTTAATGCTGCTGAAAATGAGAAACCAGCTAAACAGCCTTCCTTAGGGCCTGCTCCTATGTAAGAGGAAGCAAGAGTCCTCACAAGAACCTGGACTAGATCTGGCAGTTGCAGCCAATATCTCCTTGCTGGTAGCAAGAGAGAACCAAAGACTACCTTTAGGAGAGCAGAACCAGCAGCAGGATACAGCTATGAGCTACCAGACACATCCAGGAGGTAAATCAAGATGGTGGGAAGCTGGGCAGGTGGTGGTATTGAGGTTAAGCAGACATGAGGGGATGGAGAAAGATATAAGAACAATGCAGTAAAGTGGGAGGACATTAAATggttttatatataaacaaaactTGTGCATTCTTTAGATTTCTGTTACTTAGCTACACAAAGAAATACAAGACCTTATTTTATAAAATCTTAATGGGTTTCAGTAAATGCTGCTGTTCAAAGGGTAATGGAGTAGAGGAGAAGGTAATGTAGAATTGTTAGGAACTTAATTACCAGCATGATGACAAATCAGATTTCTAAACTGaacataatccaatggctggaaggtgaagctatacaaattcagaatggacacaaggtatacatttttgattgttccaatggttaatctaTTCACCAAGGATCATTgaaggattctccatcactgacaatttttaaagaaagaagggatatttttctaaaagatctgctctaagaattattttggggatgttcttaggcctgtgttacacaggaggccaaactagatgatcacaatattCTCTTCAGGCTTTGGACTATGAATAATACAATAAACACAATTTCTCTGTTGGATTTAAAATCTGGGAAGATGACTGGTTAATTTTTAAGTGGAAGTCCCTCAAACATTGGTGCATTCTTATGCTAATTAATTCTAATAGTCAACTCCTAACACCCATGTAAAAATGATGTATTAGAATTAATTAGCATAAGAATGCATCAATGTTTGAGGGACTTCCACTTAAAATTAACCAGTCATCTTCCTAGATTTtaaatgagctattatcagcaggttcctgggttagggtTTTTCCCAAGatgtgtgagagtgagggatcatttttcaggataggttgtagatctttgatgatgtgctggagaggttttagttgggggctgaaggtgacagaccagatcttgggagacagaccagtcctcacttacagacagccccctaccctgaagcaaatactctccagcaaccacaccacacaataaaaacactaacccaggaacctatccttgcaacaaagcctaatgccaactctgtccacatatttattcaagtgacaccatcataggacctaatcacattagctatgctatcagaggcttgttcacctgcacatctaccaatgtgatatatgccatcatgtaccagcaatacccctctgccatgtacattgaccaaaccagacagtctctatgcaaaagaataaatagatacaaatctgacatcaggaatcataacattcaaaaaccggtaggagaacactccaacctctctggccactcagtaacagacttaaaggtggcaattttgcaacagaaaagcttcaaaaacagaccccaacgagaaactgctgagcttgaattaatatgcaaactagataccattaacttgggtttgaatagagactgggagtggctgggtcattacacagattcagtctatttccccatgttaagtagcctcacaccttcttgtcaactatctaaatgggtcatcttgattatcactacaaaagtttttttctcctgctgataatagctcatcttaattaattagcctcttactccaccttttcatgttctctgtatgcgtgtgtatatatatatcttcttactatatgttccattctatgcatccgatgaagtgagctgtagcctatgaaagcttatgctctaataaatttgttggtctctaaggtgccacaagtactcctgttctttttaagcaTTAGTTTCAAATTACCCATACAAAGATCTAATACTTCCAAGGCAGTGTGAGTAATTGACCTTACAATGACATTCCAAAATCTTAATTAGGAACATTAATTTGACTAGTTCAAATCTTCTCCATACCTTGAGCAGAATTTCTTATACAAAAATAAGCACAATGTATCTACTCTGCCATAATTGTTTGTCATATAGATGTACTTCCTGTTGAAAACAGACATGAAGTGATTGCTGTCTTAGATGTGATTTAAGAAGTGGTAAGATTTGATATGCAATAGATTAAAAATTGGGTGGTAACCTAGGGCAAAAGAGACTGGCAAACTTTACAACcaattttatttctttacaaGTCTTCCATTTTGATTCTTATAGGATGCTTTTTGGACATATCAAATATGCAACTATAATTTTAGTTTTGACCATTGTTTCTTATAACACTTCactttttcttaatttctttatttctaggTGTACCCTGCTTGGTTTCTGATAGCTGTAAACAATTAATTGTATGCACCCTGATTAGTATTTAAGTTTGtggttaaaatagatattagctTGATTTGTAGCAACAAAGGGTCTCTTTCTTGCATACTCTAAATAGTAGTTTCTCAAATTCACTTTAATGTAGAACTCATTCTAGTAGGGAGTTATGTAGTCTAATTGCTTAGTTTCATAATTACTGTCTCAAATTATATAGTAATATACAAAAGAATTTGTAGTGTCTACTCATTTATTCAGCTTACATAAAAGAATGGAAGCAACTGAAAGAGGAAGTCCTCTGTTCTTTCAGACCCGACCAGCATAAGAGACAAAATGGGCGAACAAGCAAAAAGATCCTCTTTTCATCCATACAACGGTAAGTTTAGGCAGCAGCTGCATTTACATTTCCTCTGATGGATCCTCTTTCAGGCTAAAAGGAGGGATCACTTTCTGTAGTGAGATAACTGGAAACAGTAGAAGTCACCCCTTAAGGTAATAAGCTGCATGGCAAGGCCTGATCAGAAGCTCAACTGTGTGGGCTGATGGCTTCCCGACTGCAAATGCAGCAACTGGGGCTGGTTTGGCAAGCTGGGGGTGTGTATTAGACAGAGAAAGCTGCCACTGAGAGAAACTGTTATAAGCATGCCCGTGAGGGGAAGCAGagactcagatcctcaaaggtactctAGTGACCTAACTCTTAAGACACCTAGATCTACTGTTTAGCCTCACTGACATTCTCAAAGCTGCCACTCAGCTGCTACCTAACACCATAGGTCATGTTTCTGCCAGTTGGCATTCACAAAGCTGCCTAAACATTGATGCCATCTCACAGTTAATGAGCTGCTCAGAGCCTTAGCACATGCCAGAGTCCCAGAGGTCCCAAAGTGACATTCTCACACAAAGCAGGGTCTATCTTGCCAGCCAGGCCTGATCCTGTACATTTACCCTGAGCAAATCTAGGACCTGATACCTGTTGGACGCTGCTGCCGGCCACCaagaggttggggcagggggagcagaacACAGCACTCTCAAAAAGGTAGTCAGAAGCACAGGGAAAaatagggagagagaaaaaaagttatTAAATATGAGCAAGGGGAAGGGAGTATTCAGCTGCTAGGGCACAGACTACCTAGGCAGGTGACCTGGCTTATGTGCCTTACTCCAGCTGACGATGGATGCCTGGGCATCCTGACTGGAGGGAGGCACCCCTTTGGCCTATCAGTGAGGCACACCAGGTCAGGCGCCTAAGCCACGCTCCTCTCCCCAGTTGTCTCCACACCCCTTTCCTCAGCTTTTCACTCCTGGCTACTGTAGGCAGCTTCCTGCTGAGCTTGCTGTCTTCTAAGGATCCTTTTCTTAGGCGCTTAGCTCTCCCCATGCAGTGTGTGGGGAGCTTGGCTCTCTGCCTTGGGCTTGAGGATTCCACCAGGCAGCAGGCTACCCAAAGGTTAGGTGCTGTAATGCTGAGCAAGCACCATTAGTATTACTCCTAGATTTGATAATCTCATCAAGGATATTAAAAATACTCAGTTGCAAATTAATGACTCAAATACACTTGCTCAGGAGAGGCATGGTCTGAGCACCGGAAGCCAAGAATTAAACATTCTAATCTGGTTTAACCCTCCTCATATggttttgggcaagtcactttagcTCGGACATAGTTTCTATATACATTGGGGGATAGGATACATTCCCATTCCCCACAAGGAGGGGGTAAGGCTTCTTAAAAATTGTCTGCAGTTGAGAAGTGCTATTTTATTGATACTACTATTGAATACTCCAAAATGTGCTGTTCTGACGCCACGGTGTTTACAAGATGAGTAGATAAAGTGAAACCTGTTTGTGCCTTTCTGTTACAATAGATGTCCAAAGAATCTCTCTTGCCTATGTAGTAACTAGATCAGATATTGCCATACTATCAAAGTGAGTGTCCtacacatctcaaaaaacattCACACATTAGGAGATATTCAAGTGATACATAAAGTGTTGCAGATGC
It encodes:
- the SETD9 gene encoding SET domain-containing protein 9 isoform X4, with protein sequence MLRALRRRWASYRYRFVPWIALHLRRKRRTIRYVPEKCKDKIISDEDVLETLLKIFKALFINDFGRQMDFFTLLPEVKSKYLELLAIEFKRSKTTGYNHQSQNIFNPEEVLFNTLGFSITRDRSSLISAGTGVFVTKGFVPKGAVVSMYPGTVYQKYEPIFFQSIGNPFIFRCIDGVLIDGNDKGISKAVYRSCSKRDQVGPFQMSDITWLTPVVQNPLAVGQYVNNCSHTP
- the SETD9 gene encoding SET domain-containing protein 9 isoform X3, with protein sequence MLRALRRRWASYRYRFVPWIALHLRRKRRTIRYVPEKCKDKIISDEDVLETLLKIFKALFINDFGRQMDFFTLLPEVKSKYLELLAIEFKRSKTTGYNHQSQNIFNPEEVLFNTLGFSITRDRSSLISAGTGVFVTKGFVPKGAVVSMYPGTVYQKYEPIFFQSIGNPFIFRCIDGVLIDGNDKGISKAVYRSCSKRDQVGPFQMSDITWLTPVVQNPLAVGQYVNNCSHNKAANVCYQEFDVPEYFPIELKQYLPNITYSHDIPI
- the SETD9 gene encoding SET domain-containing protein 9 isoform X1, coding for MLRALRRRWASYRYRFVPWIALHLRRKRRTIRYVPEKCKDKIISDEDVLETLLKIFKALFINDFGRQMDFFTLLPEVKSKYLELLAIEFKRSKTTGYNHQSQNIFNPEEVLFNTLGFSITRDRSSLISAGTGVFVTKGFVPKGAVVSMYPGTVYQKYEPIFFQSIGNPFIFRCIDGVLIDGNDKGISKAVYRSCSKRDQVGPFQMSDITWLTPVVQNPLAVGQYVNNCSHNKAANVCYQEFDVPEYFPIELKQYLPNITYSHDIPIPLRCVVLVTLREIKQGEELFSNYYTIVN
- the SETD9 gene encoding SET domain-containing protein 9 isoform X2, whose amino-acid sequence is MLRALRRRWASYRTIRYVPEKCKDKIISDEDVLETLLKIFKALFINDFGRQMDFFTLLPEVKSKYLELLAIEFKRSKTTGYNHQSQNIFNPEEVLFNTLGFSITRDRSSLISAGTGVFVTKGFVPKGAVVSMYPGTVYQKYEPIFFQSIGNPFIFRCIDGVLIDGNDKGISKAVYRSCSKRDQVGPFQMSDITWLTPVVQNPLAVGQYVNNCSHNKAANVCYQEFDVPEYFPIELKQYLPNITYSHDIPIPLRCVVLVTLREIKQGEELFSNYYTIVN
- the SETD9 gene encoding SET domain-containing protein 9 isoform X5 encodes the protein MDFFTLLPEVKSKYLELLAIEFKRSKTTGYNHQSQNIFNPEEVLFNTLGFSITRDRSSLISAGTGVFVTKGFVPKGAVVSMYPGTVYQKYEPIFFQSIGNPFIFRCIDGVLIDGNDKGISKAVYRSCSKRDQVGPFQMSDITWLTPVVQNPLAVGQYVNNCSHNKAANVCYQEFDVPEYFPIELKQYLPNITYSHDIPIPLRCVVLVTLREIKQGEELFSNYYTIVN